Sequence from the Pecten maximus chromosome 8, xPecMax1.1, whole genome shotgun sequence genome:
TTATTATTACACAAACAATGAAACACTAATTTTGTCAGAGAGTCATGGGACTATAAACATGGTTGTGATTTTGTTACGTTATTAATCTTAGTTCAGGGGAGAACAACAAATCAATGTGACCGGAGCGAAGTTGAAGGTCAGAGTGAAAAGTTATAAGTCACAGTAATCAGGATTTGTTTCTCTTAATTGGAAGGCATTTTGTTAAGGCATTCAGAAGCAATTAAAGTTGTTCATAGTTCATGAACAACAAGTTAtgtgaccaaaggtcaaggtcacatgtcagatttgtattttgttccTTCTGAATGCCTGACACGGTTGCCAACTATTACAATTACATTGCTTATTATGAAACTCAAGTAGTAAGTGTAATAAGTTACTTAATTCCAAGGACCaatttaaaatgtacatatgaAACTACTTAGTGACAATATAAAAGTTATTCATTGGGCATGAGtcctacatgtatgtcagtATAGAAAATTTAAGAGGAATGAAAGTAGTTTAATAATCTTGTATCAAAATCATTTGGTAGTTATACCCAAATGTAATGTGGTAACCGTGGTATGAAGCTGAAAAGgaaatttgaacaaattaattTTGTGGAAAACTGGCCtcattatttacaaattaataaCCTTATAGTACCCATGttgtattaaaacatattgcttaaatatacatcatatgtacTTCAAGAGTGATGACACATGTAAACTactttatactatatatatattttgtacaccCATTTATCATTctattacagtatttaatttTGCATTTTAAGCTCCTGGCTGACCAATGCATTTACCTGGTTTGCACTGCCCTACTTCATCTATGACCTTGTGGTGATGTATCTAGGTCATCTGTTGACCTTTCCCGATGTACAGGACATGACCTTTCTGGATAGGATTCAACACTTTGTCCTCCACAACAAACTAATCACTGTGCACCATCTCGTACTACCAGGTGATATTCTTTCCAGTTATTGTGGTAAGCAAGGATTATATAATTCAAAACTAATGGTGTATTGTTCTTCAGCAATTACATTGATCAAAATAACTTTCACAAAAGTCagtaaaaaaatcatatttccaTTTTGCCGGCTCCCCATTTTTAGAGGGAGACTCTTGAATTTCAACCCTAATTTAAGACACAAATTATCAGTGAAACTTTAGTATTCCAAATCTGATTGGCTCTGACTTAAACAAATTCATTTAGTGAAATTATAAGTTGAAAAATGTGAGATTTCTTGATAAAGAATATGCATACATTGCAGTTatgtaattaaaatgtattcaaaagGTATTTTAGCGTACATTCTTAGCTCTGGCTAGCACAAATCATATGATGAATTCCAACTACAATGTCTTAAGTAATGATGGATTGAATTGTTCTGTTGCAGTTTCTTCGTAGAGGTATGGGTGATTTCTTCGTTGGGGTGTTCTTCCAAATAGAAATTTCCCTCCCATTTATAGCAGCACGGAGCATTATGGTTCAGGTAAGAAGTgcattgtaaataaaataacacCATTTTATAAACTTATATAGGATTCAAATTCACTATGTGAACACTTTACAAATGTGTTTACTTTTaaattaatattgtatacagtagaacctgtctcTAATTTCTCAGTAAAAGGCTTTGATTGAATTTCATACCTAATGTAATAGTTTTCTCATTGGAATGATAGAttataagaaataattaaataaataactaTAAGCATagttattcatatatatagtatatatatatatatacatattgtttataGATGAGTGGAAAtgaatttcaattattttcttGATTAAAGGTGGTCATTTCCcatgtaataaaatatcagGAAAATATGATCACACATCAATACATTTTGCTCCCCAGAATGTTCCTATAAGTAGCCCCATCTAAAGGTTATATTTGACAGACTGAAATATCAAGGTGAGCAATGTAGgccccatggacctcttgttaagGCAAGTGATCCCTAGCGAATCACTGTCATTATCTATAGACTTGTGCCTTCTGATGTTGAATGTATTATGTCTGTTTTAGCTCCAGATGAAACACACTGTGCTGTATGTGGTCGTGGGTATCGTGATGATAATAACATTCTTTGTGAGCCGGATTCTGGTATTCCCCTACCTGTACTGGCGGTATGCAGTGTACAAAAATATATCCACGTGGAGAGTGCCTTTCTTTATTCCATTAAAGTGTAGCACTGGTTGTGCCCTCATTCTCTGCCTCCAGTTGTATTGGATGTCCAAGATGATCAAAGGTGCCATGAAGCTTTTATATAAGCTGAGGTCAGGTAAAAGGCCGTCCACCGAACAAACTAACTGTGATAGATTTGCCACTGAGAAGATGAGCTGATTTGAAATACTGCACACTCTGAtctttgtatataattatgagGTAATCAtaattaccgtatttgacctaataagggcgcctgccctaataagggcgcccctacctttttcaaggaaataaatctttgactgagggtcaaaatggtgttcaaaagtaataatttatgagaaatattttgctactttatgtgttcaattttcttcagcaaattaagtaactggaacacatgttttcgccacattttgtgtattcctacaggctacagatgacatgtcagtgcaaagagcacccaaaacttaacacacatacaaataataacttaccatctttatttgaagataaactaaagacttcattctaaataacttttgttcagaacagaaagctagtaaaagacattgtaaatcaattataggtcaaagaaaacgatgtctgatatgatctgggaaattacctgtttctataaatagaacacaaaagagttccatttaacataaatggtggaacacacattctctggtctaaagatcagctggcatggtttacaagtttacaggaatattcaagtgatgtttaagcttaatatatgataatgaatagatatcttcatctggaataattttatgactgaatattttaccgtttccacaaccttgggtattctgctataaggtatagtctgtttcataaaacttcagaataactaatcttaataagggcgcccccactgtcaattactcgcgccctgcgcccttattaggtcaaataatAAGTGTTTTATTACTTGTGAAAGAAAGATTTTGAAACTAATTATGttcaaaatttgaaaagtgCAATTTTAattgtcgttttttttttttttttttttaatattttattttggagATACCTGAAGGATACTAACACCTTATAATTAGTACTCTCATTCAAGCAATTGACCTATGTTATGTTGATACACACCAGAATTGATGTTCTTGATATATTTAAACACATCATATTCAATCtctttatattattattatcattattttttataaagcAATAAAAGTTCtgttgaaaaagaaataaaatgaaatgtatcTCTCCATTGGAGAAATGATGAATTGATTGTTACTGTGTTGATACCCGTCATTATTATAATCTGTACTTTTATTGTCTTTCCCACCTATAAAACTGCCTAGCAGTGTATATGACATGTCTTCATGGTCAATATTGTTAATGTTTCTTTTTCAATTGTTCAGTGATATTTTCTACTCTTTTactgatatttttattatgatttatttttactCTGCCAAGCAATCAAGTGATGTACGTTAATTCTTTATAAGTGACTCATAACACTTTGAAATGTCGCAATGAAAGATAACTTAACTATAAACATACtctcataactactgtcatTGTAATCACTTATTGTAATCACTTATTGTAATCACTTACTCTCATTGTAATCACTTACTCTCATTGTAATCACTTTCTCTCATTGTAATCACTTACTCTCATTATAACATCTTGTTACCCTTGGTAAATTCCAAAAGATCAGGTTCATTTGTACATGTGGCAATCATATTTTCTGAATCATAATATTTTGCTGGTGATCAGTTGCTTTTATCAAGTCTATTTTACAGGATTAAAAGTTTACATTTTGATCATCATGAACAAATATTGGATATCATAtcagaacttttttttatatttcaagaATCACTAAAACTAGATTATGGCAGCCACCATCTTATCAATAATAAATGATGTTTACCTTTAAATAGGGATTTGACCCTGTTGCGTACCTTTTTGTTACACTCAAGGTTAACATTGCTTCAGTAAAAATCAGAAATCcaaatggtattttgatatcTATTGTGGAAagatatcagacattttatattgttataacaggGATTGTGAGAACttcagatatatttatatgtgtgttACTTTTTCATAAAGCACCTAAGTATATATCCGTCCATGTGTAACAGTAATTAAGTGGggaaaatttcattaaaatgtgaGTGTGCATTTGATAATTAAGATGTTAGCATGTATAAGGCAGCTTGCTACATATATCAGGTAAATGGTCATACAATAGTAtgcatttgaaatatataatgtatctatattttatatcttaCTGACACAAAGTCAAGTGACCTATTTAATCGCCTTTCGACCGTCGTCATGCGTTGTCcgttcgtaaacaatttacattattttttgaATTCTTCTTCTAAACCCtaaaaccaaattcaatgaaactttgcagaaaccttccaaAAGTCAACAACCAAAaatgtgaattatatggtccccaccatCCAGGGACCTAAGAGGCAGGacaaaaaggggtcaaattgactgaaattaaTTCACACTTGcttagaattatcagtattatgggaggggccaaaaagggtcagaTTAACTGAAACTTCAAGAGTCGTCTTTTAAGACCACACGACATGGTAGAATCAagtactcttcatagatggaagggtcttaattatataaggtgctttaccaaatttgtaaatttcatgacacTGGGGTCTCATTTTCGCCCCTGGGGACAACAATATGGCCCATATtagcagccattttgaatctGATTGGGCTGGGAAATTACCCTGCAGCAAGGATGCATTGAAAATGATcatgtaaaattttgaaaatatattctTTTTTCTTCCTTCATAATGgtacaaaagaaagaaaaaatagaGACATATGGACAACCTGATTACCAGGGCACCTGAGTCTTCCATACAGGACCCTAATTAATTcaaacttggttagaattatcagtatgaGATGATGTAATGCACTTATAAGCCAAAACTGACCACCAGCTGGTCAAAATAAGTCAAATGTAATTTAATTTAAGCGATCTTATTTTCCATACTTGGATACATTCAAAAGTCTACATAATTATAATTCTGTCGGAATTCTTCATTTCATCATCCTCAAGCTGTCCAAATGTATTAGAACTCAGGTAAACCTTAAGGCCTATGGACCTCTTGATTTTTTCATTAATGGAGATATAGTTTTTATAATATTACAATTATAATGACAGTTGTGAATCTTAAGGCTATTCCAGTAAATTATCTTCCCAACATGTATAGAAGAACTCAAGGTTTGTCAAACAGGTACTAATTAAAAAACGtgatttgattaaaataataaagTACTGATAATCCATATTAATAGTACGACATTTTTTCTCCCATGCCAATTGTGTAGTATTCCTTAATTTCTGGAGTCCTCCTGTGGGATAAGTATTTCACTGGAAAAGCCCTAGCCTGGTCTCAGTTTAATCAACATTGCCTTATTTAAGGAAATTTGTTTGCTTCACTCAATTTAAGGACAAAGTGGGTAAAGGAACTTTCCTTTTGTGATGTGTAAGTTAGGGAATGTTGATGACACAGGGGTTAGGGAGTGTTGATGAGACAGGGGTTAGGGAATGTTGATGAGACAGGAGTTAGGGAATGTTGATGAGACAGAAGTTAGGGAATGTTGATGAGACAGGAGTTAGGGAATGTTGATGAGACAGTGGTTAGGGAATGTTGATGAGACAGGGGTTAGGGAATGTTGATGAGACAGGAGTTAGGGAATGTTGATGAGACAGGAAGTTAGGGAATGTTGATGAGACAGAGGTTAGGGAATGTTGATGAGACAGGAGTTAGGGAATGTTGATTAGACAGGAGTTAGGGAATGTTGATGAGACAGAGTTAGGGAATGTTGATGAGACAGGAGTTAGGGAATGTTGATGAGACAGGAGTTAGGGAATGTTGATCGGACAGAAGTTAGAGAATGTTGATGAGACAGGGGTTAGGGAATGTTGATGAGACAGGGGTTAGGTAATGTTGATGTGACAGGAGTTAGAGAATGTTGATGAGACAGGAGTTAGGGAATGTTGATGAGACAGGAGTTAGGGAATGTTGATGAGACAGAAGTTAGGGAATGTTGATGAGACAGGGGTTAGGGAATGTTGATAAGACAGAAGTTAGGGAATGTTGATGAGACAGAGGTTAGGGAATGTTGATGAGACAGGGGTTAGGGAATGTTGATGAGACAGAGGTTAGGGAATGTTGATGAGACAGTGGTTAGGGAATGTTGATGAGACAGAAGTTAGGGAATGTTGATGAGACAGGTGTTAGGGAATGTTGATGAGACAGGTGTTAGGGAATGTTGATGAGACAGGAGTTAGGGAATGTTGATGAGACAGGAGTTAGGGAATGTTGATGAGACAGGGGTTAGGGAATGTTGATGAGACAGGGGTTAGGTAATGTTGATGAGACAGAAGTTATGGAATGTTGATGAGACAGTGGTTAGGGAATGTTGATGAGACAGGGGTTAGGGAATGTTGATGAGACAGGAGTTAGGGAATGTTGATGAGACAGGGGTTAGGGAATGTTGATGAGACAGGGGTTAGGGAATGTTGATGAGACAGGGGTAAGGAAATGTTGATGAGACGGGTTAGGGAATGTTGATGAGACAGGAGTTAGGGAATGTTGATGAGATAGGGGTTAGGGAATGTTGATGAGACAGGGGTTAGGGAATGTTGATGAGACAGGGGTTAGGGAATGTTGATGAGACAGAAGTTAGGGAATGTTGATGAGACAGGTGTTAGGGAATGTTGATGAGACAGGGGTTAGGGAATGTTGATGAGACGGGTTAGGTAATGTTGATGAGACACGGGTTAGAGAATGTTGATAAGACATGGGCCGATATAGTCTTTGAATTCTTAGTGTAGAAACACATACTTCGTTTTGTCTTGTACTATTTAAACGAAATTAAGCACATGCCTGTGAGTAAGCCCACCCTTATCTGTTGTATTAAAATGCCAACAAATGTTATTCATTTAATTGTCCTGGAGTAAGGCTGCTCTTACTACAATGACTCTAACTTCATGTGTGTGCTTTCTCCTCTTACACGATAAATACAGGTTTTTCTGAAGTAGAGTTCAGCGACTACATATCATGATAAATACAGGTTTTTCTGATGTAGAGTTCAGCGactacatatctatatataagtGTTTGTATTAAGATAAACATTCCAACCATAATGTTTCATATCATTGTGTTTTCATAATTTACTACAACATATTCAAGAGACAATTGCAGCATGTACTTGACTAGACGTACATGGCATTGTTTATCTACCAACTGTTCAGAACCAAATGTCTGCAAGCAATAGAGATAAACAAATATGCCTTAAAGACAGTACACTTAGAAAAAATAAGAACATTCAGTAATATGCAATAAGGTTTTTAGTATTGTATGTGAAATGtattcattgtttttatttatcaatatatacccCTGAAGTGCCGTTTTCACCAAAAGAACGTTCCATGTTATTTACCTTTGTTGTTACAATGTTTTGATATCCTGTTACATTATACTGCATATTATTGTCAATACTTATCCAAGCTATTTTGTAATGGTGTATTGATGTGTGGGACAAATATACCTTAAACATGTTGGGAATGATTTGCtattgtcatttaaatattgGACACCTGTATTAGTCCCCTACACAATGTTACATTGTCTTGTAAACTGAGCTTTACTATAAGGATTACATAAATAAACATCTATTTATAATTATGTCATTTTTTGATACCCACGGATCCCGATGAggcactacactacactacactacacgACACTACACTTCTAATATCTACTAtccaataatatatataatgtaaattttaGTACTAGTCTCAGGTCAGAACTTGTGTATAGCCTCAAATAAAGTAAAGCTAAAGTAAAGCTATATTAAGTTTGCAGTCCCTATGTTTGTATTTAAgcatttatgtcatttttttttagtttcatcggggtatgaaataaattttgtttgcaaactgtatgaatccgcgtagcggattcttacagaagtttgcaaacaaaatttgtttcatactctgatgaaactaaaaaaaaattgccatcaacgcttataatcaatttttgaaaagtttttctaatttaaaacatgttttatgtacaattttactggttttaaatgggattctttttctcaaatcaatacgcaacgtcaattgtcacatttttcgcgccattctcggaatttctttcatagaagaatgaaaagaattgtACGACCAATCACATTcgagtatttaccatgaaaacaaagaaaaaataattatatgtgtatgttgttGCTAACATTGTGATACTAACACCTGATATATCAAATGACTTATTAATGAACAATATCAGTGTTAATGAAGGTAACATTTATATCTCCCCAAACATGAGGTATAGCAGGATGCATTAGGGCGTTCTAGGTAGAATGTCTGTTGTAGTTATTGGTTAAAGTGACTGTAAAATTCATTGTTAGAAAATATTATCAGGTGTAGTATACATCATAAAACTTAGAAAATATTATCAGGTGTAGTATACAtcataaagaaaatattatcaGGTGTAGTATACATCATAAAACTAAGAACTTTCCTTAATtgttttttaatacataaatcagtgcaaaaaatattattataatttgGTAGGTCCTTCAAGAATGCATACATTACTGCTCATAAGCAGAACTCGCCCTCATGTTGCCTTTCAGTTTTCTCTGTGTAATATTCTTAACACACATTAACCAAGGAAAATAGTGTTAAAAAACtcattaacatattttatttacagagTGCATACCATTTGATCTCGCAAATAAGCGGACAAAGTAATAACAT
This genomic interval carries:
- the LOC117332759 gene encoding LOW QUALITY PROTEIN: TLC domain-containing protein 3A-like (The sequence of the model RefSeq protein was modified relative to this genomic sequence to represent the inferred CDS: deleted 1 base in 1 codon) gives rise to the protein MEELLLLICGTSFYSSSFFITKQTLFGLFKKRLTEADIVTISEKVVNGIHGIVSVYIGATISSQCYDDILYSSSWLTNAFTWFALPYFIYDLVVMYLGHLLTFPDVQDMTFLDRIQHFVLHNKLITVHHLVLPVIFFPVIVFLRRGMGDFFVGVFFQIEISLPFIAARSIMVQLQMKHTVLYVVVGIVMIITFFVSRILVFPYLYWRYAVYKNISTWRVPFFIPLKCSTGCALILCLQLYWMSKMIKGAMKLLYKLRSGKRPSTEQTNCDRFATEKMS